The segment AATCCAGCACATCGTTCGGCACGCAGTCTTGCCGCGTCCCAATCGCCAGGGCGAGGACTTCCGGATGCGAGATGGCTTTTTCGAACAGTGGCCTTAGCTCTTCAACTGGAGCGTAAGTGTTCGTCGCCGGCTGAAAATAGGCCATAAAGTTTTTGCATTTGTAACGTCGCTTGATCCGCGAAATGCCATCGTCGATCTGATCAAGAATGTCCTGCCGAGGAAGCCGACGGCTGGGGCTGAAGCTACGGTTGTCGCAAAAAGTACATCCACCGATGGCAACGGTTCCATCGACATTGGGACACGTGAAACCGGCGTCAACGCTTACCCGCTGGACGCGAAAACCGAACACCTGTTTTAGATAGAAGCTGTATCCAAAATAGTGTAGACCCGCAGCACGCCAATCAAACTGGCTGCGATCGTGCGGCCAACTGGACGGTGGAGGGACTGAAATATTTGACGATTCGTTAGTCACGGCCTAAACTGTCTCGGCAGAAAGAGTTCGAATTTCGTTTCCGAATTCGTGTGAATCGCCCGATTCTACGACGAAGTCGCACTACCGAAAGCCCTTCCTTCACAACTTTCCACACCATTGTTTGAAATCATGTTTGGCGAACTCGTACCAATTGGCGGCGGCGACCCGATTCCTTTGATGAAAAAGCGACTACGTATCGGTCGTCGCGAGGGTTGCGATATCATTCTCAGTTTCGGAAATGTGTCCGGCCATCATGCATTGATGGAAATTGATGAGGGATATTGGTTTATCCGTGATCTTCGCAGCCGCAATGGCGTAAAGGTCGACGGGAAACGGATCACTCAGGGCGTGCGAAAGCGTCTGGATCCGAATTGCAAGGTCACTGTGGCGAAGCACGAGTTTGAATTGGAATACGATCCAATGTCGCTCGGCGCGTACGGAACGCCTCCGCAAGACGAGGTTGTCGATGACTTCTTCCGAGAGTCTTTGCTCGATCGAGCGGGACTGAATCGGCGAGATTCGTCCGAAAAGAAAAAGTAACGATTTGAAAAGCAGTCTCTCCCGAGACTGCTTTTTTTATTGCTTCAGCTCCGAGACGTTCGCAGTCCGGTCCACGAAGGAGGCTCTGAGCTCATACGAAAGCCAGCCCTTCAAGGCAGTTCCCGTTTTCGGTCATCCGTCGTTCTGCATGGCAAACCAATCGGTCGCGGATTCTGCAACCCGATCTTCTTTCGTTTCTCGCGACGTGCGTTCGATCAGTTTTTGCAATCGCTTCGTCACCATCGAACTGCTGATCAGATCGTGCTCCTGCAAGCCCATCGCTTTCAACAGATCAATCATCTGCGGCGGCACCATGGTTTGCACCAGCACATCGTCGAGCGCTAAAAAATAGCCCAGCTCAACTTTCGCCGGCAGCGAACTGGCAAACTCGACCACCAAGTCATCCCTGGGCCCAAAGGGATGACGTTCGACGACCATCATCGCAACACGAAGCTCAGACTCAAACGGCGACTCAGGATCCAGCACCAACGGTTCGGCCAAATCGGCGAGCAACAGTCGCACCTGATCTCCCGCCGCATTGGCGTGGTCGCGAAACCAGTCAATCGTAACGGGCTCGGTTTCCACGAAGTAGTCAAGACCGTGTTCTTCGAGCATCGACTGGGCATCGGTGAACGTTTCCAGAAAGTGCGCCACCAACCAAACGGACTTGCCCATCGATTGCTGCAGACGAATCGATGCCGCAATCGATTTCCACAATGCGGGACGTGTCATCGCGAATGAATCCGGATGCTTTACGAGCCGTCTGCCAAACAGAAAACGAATAACTGACTTCATCGGCAACCAAAGTGAGGGACTTGTCGTTGCTATACTCTATGCAAAGACGCTTCATCGATTTTGACAGGATGACCATGATTTACAAGATTGGCTTTGCAGTTCTCACATGCGTGATTGCTGCGACATGGCTGGGGCCTCAATCTTTCGCTGCAGCAGACGACTTGCCTGAGCGAAACATCGTCTTCTTCATCACCGACGACGAAAGCCCGACGCTCGGCTGCTACGGAGATTCGGTTGCCATCACGCCCAACGTGGACGCTCTGGCAAAAGACGGCGTGTTGTTTCGAAACGCGTTCGCGACGACAGCCAGTTGCAGCGCCAGCCGATCGGTGGTGATGACCGGATTGCACAATCACAAAAATGGACTCTACGGGCACACGCACGACTTTCATAAATTCAACGCCTACCACAACGTCATTTCGCTGTCTCTGCCGCGAGTGCTGGCCAATGAAGGCTATCGAACGGCGCAGATTGGAAAGTATCACGTCGCGCCAGAAGCCGTTTTCAGATTCGAGAAAACGTTTGGCGAGGTGAACCAACGAAATCCGGTTTTGATGGCCGAAAGGTGTCGTGAGTTCATCAACAACCGAGACGATCAGCGGCCTTTCTTTTTGTATTTTGGAACGTCGGATCCGCATCGCAGTGGCGGCATCGACAAAAATTCAACCTTGGAGCTCAAGCCCAATCTGTTTGGCAATCGACCGGCGCAAAAATCTCACAAAGGCATCGACGAGAAATTCTTCGATCCACAAGCGGTTCCAGTTCCAGACTTCCTGACCGACACGGCGGAGACGCGTGAAGAACTGGCTCAATACTATCAATCCTGCTCGCGGATCGACCAGGGTTTGGGGAAACTGGTTGAAATCCTCAAAGAAGCCGGAGTCTATGACAAAACCTTGATTGTTTTCACGTCTGATCACGGCATGGCCTTCGCCGGCGGTAAGACAACAGTCTACGAAACGGGGCTACATGTTCCGTTCGTCGTCCGCAATCCGTATGACAAACGTCGCGGATTCGAAACCGACGCCATGATCAGCCACGTCGACATCACACCGTCGTTACTTGATTTTGCTGGCGGGCTGGATAGCAAAACAAACGGTCCAAAGAAGTGGATCGACCCAGACAAATTTTGGAAAGAGCAGAGGCTCTTCGGTCGTGACAATCGCAGTGGAAGAAACAAGTTCAAATCCTATCAGGGTAAGTCCTGGATGCCTGTTTTGGCAGGCGAGGCATCGCAACACCATCAGGCGATCTTCGCTTCGCATACCTTTCACGAGATCACGATGTACTATCCGATGCGTGTCGTGCGTGACAAAAAGTTCAAGCTGATCTGGAACATCGCTCACGGACTCGACTATCCCTTCGCGACCGATTTGTGGGTTGCGTCGAGTTGGCAGGCTCAGTTTCGCAAAGGTCCGGACGCGATGTATGGTTTGAAAACCGTCGACCAATACATCCATCGTCCAAAATTTGAGTTGTACGACATGGAGAACGATCCTGGCGAATCGACCAACCTTGCGGATTCACCACAGCATGCCAGCGTGTTGAAGGAGTATCAACTCAAGCTGAAATCGATGCAGAAGGAACTGGAAGATCCCTGGATCATGAAGTGGGACTACGAGTAGGTCCGTTACCACACTGGGCAGGACTTAAAATGCTCGCGCTGGGTTACAATGCCGATTCAAACCACACACAGAGTCTGGCACAAAGTAGCCCATGCATCATCGTCTTGAGAACGACAAAAACCACATCAGGCAGCTGCTTGAAAAAGTGACCGAACAAAGTGCCGCCTATGTTGCGTCGCTCGACAATCGTCCAACAAGTATCGACATCGACGCTCCAGACAATTCGCTGGATCTGCCGCAGGACGGAGTCGGTGCCGCAGCGACGTTGGCGTTGTTCAATCAACGTTTTGAGCCACACATGGTTGCGTCATCAGGACCGCGGTATTGGGGTTTCGTTATCGGCGGAACGACTCCGGCCAGTTTGATCGGAGACTGGCTCGCATCGGCATACGATCAGAATACGCAGACGATTGACGGGCAAGGCGATGTGTCGGCGCGCGTCGAACTGGAGACCATAAATCTTCTGCTGGACCTGTTTCATCTTCCTCGTGACGTTTTTCTGGGTGGCTTCGTGACGGGTGCGACGATGAGCAACTTCACGTGCCTCGGCGTGGCACGGCAATGGTACGGGCACCAACTGGGACGCGATTTTGCCAAAGACGGTGTCAACCAAACGCTCAACATTCTTTCTGCGACACCGCATTCTTCTGCCATCAAAGCGTTGTCCATGCTGGGGATCGGCAGTCGAAACATCATTCAGGTTGAGTCTTTGCCAGAGGACCGCGAAGCGATGGATGTGGCTGATCTACGCCGAAAGTTAAATCGCCTCGATGGCCAACCGGGCGTCGTCATTGCCAGCGCGGGGACCGTCAACACGGTAGACTTCGATGACTTCATGGCGATCCATCAGCTGAAGTCTGAATTCAGTTTCTGGCTGCACGTCGACGCGGCGTTTGGCGGATTCGCGGCATGTTCTGACAACCATCGCCATCTGCTTGACGGATGGGAACACGCGGACAGCATCACCATCGACTGTCACAAGTGGCTCAACGTCCCCTACGACAGTGCAGTGTTTCTTGTGCGTCAGCAGCACCGCAACCATCAGGTTGCGACGTTTCAAAATTCGAATGCGGCGTACCTTGGCGATCCCATGCAGCAGTTCAACTATCTGAATCTGCTTCCTGAAAACTCACGTCGATTTCGTGCTTTGCCGGCATGGTTCTCATTGCAAGCCTACGGTTCCGACGGATATCAGGAGATCGTCCATCGATGCATCGAACTTGCCCAGCACCTGTCGGATCAGATCGAACGCAGCGAACATTTTCGACTGATCGGACCAACGCGACTGAACAATCTTTGCTTTACCTTGAAAGCGAATTTCGAATCGGATGAAGCTTTCGAATCTGGCGTCACTAAATTTCTGGACGAACTCAACTCAACCGGCAAAGTATTCATGACTCCGACTCGGCTTGGCGGAATCTCCGGCATTCGATGCTCGCTGGTCAATTGGACGACCGACAAGAAAGATGTGGATCTGGTGTTTGAGCTTATGTGCTCAATCGCTGGCGGCTGAAGCGAACGCTATTTCTCAAACTCAAAGCTGTCAGGAATCAGCTCGTCACTGGTCCAACGCAGTCGTTTGGAGGTGTCGTTTGGATCAACGCTGACCACATCGATGTCTTTGCCGAACTCGACAATAAACTGTCGGCAAGCGCCGCAGGGCGAGGCCAATGGGGAGGCCGCGAC is part of the Mariniblastus fucicola genome and harbors:
- a CDS encoding sulfatase family protein; translation: MIYKIGFAVLTCVIAATWLGPQSFAAADDLPERNIVFFITDDESPTLGCYGDSVAITPNVDALAKDGVLFRNAFATTASCSASRSVVMTGLHNHKNGLYGHTHDFHKFNAYHNVISLSLPRVLANEGYRTAQIGKYHVAPEAVFRFEKTFGEVNQRNPVLMAERCREFINNRDDQRPFFLYFGTSDPHRSGGIDKNSTLELKPNLFGNRPAQKSHKGIDEKFFDPQAVPVPDFLTDTAETREELAQYYQSCSRIDQGLGKLVEILKEAGVYDKTLIVFTSDHGMAFAGGKTTVYETGLHVPFVVRNPYDKRRGFETDAMISHVDITPSLLDFAGGLDSKTNGPKKWIDPDKFWKEQRLFGRDNRSGRNKFKSYQGKSWMPVLAGEASQHHQAIFASHTFHEITMYYPMRVVRDKKFKLIWNIAHGLDYPFATDLWVASSWQAQFRKGPDAMYGLKTVDQYIHRPKFELYDMENDPGESTNLADSPQHASVLKEYQLKLKSMQKELEDPWIMKWDYE
- a CDS encoding FHA domain-containing protein; the protein is MFGELVPIGGGDPIPLMKKRLRIGRREGCDIILSFGNVSGHHALMEIDEGYWFIRDLRSRNGVKVDGKRITQGVRKRLDPNCKVTVAKHEFELEYDPMSLGAYGTPPQDEVVDDFFRESLLDRAGLNRRDSSEKKK
- a CDS encoding pyridoxal phosphate-dependent decarboxylase family protein, encoding MHHRLENDKNHIRQLLEKVTEQSAAYVASLDNRPTSIDIDAPDNSLDLPQDGVGAAATLALFNQRFEPHMVASSGPRYWGFVIGGTTPASLIGDWLASAYDQNTQTIDGQGDVSARVELETINLLLDLFHLPRDVFLGGFVTGATMSNFTCLGVARQWYGHQLGRDFAKDGVNQTLNILSATPHSSAIKALSMLGIGSRNIIQVESLPEDREAMDVADLRRKLNRLDGQPGVVIASAGTVNTVDFDDFMAIHQLKSEFSFWLHVDAAFGGFAACSDNHRHLLDGWEHADSITIDCHKWLNVPYDSAVFLVRQQHRNHQVATFQNSNAAYLGDPMQQFNYLNLLPENSRRFRALPAWFSLQAYGSDGYQEIVHRCIELAQHLSDQIERSEHFRLIGPTRLNNLCFTLKANFESDEAFESGVTKFLDELNSTGKVFMTPTRLGGISGIRCSLVNWTTDKKDVDLVFELMCSIAGG